A genomic segment from Bosea sp. OAE506 encodes:
- a CDS encoding type II toxin-antitoxin system RelE/ParE family toxin → MPLDLVYSGRARSDLEAILRYIARDNLSAARRWVAAIERQCLQLRAFPELGVERADLSPGLRILPYRRAVIAYRILGSRVRIVRVLYGGQDYAALMES, encoded by the coding sequence ATGCCGCTTGATCTGGTCTATTCGGGACGGGCGCGGTCCGACCTCGAGGCCATTCTTCGCTATATCGCCCGGGACAATCTGTCGGCCGCGCGCCGATGGGTCGCCGCGATCGAGCGGCAATGCCTGCAGTTGCGCGCCTTTCCCGAACTGGGTGTCGAGCGGGCCGACCTTTCGCCCGGCCTGCGCATTCTGCCCTACCGCCGGGCGGTGATTGCGTATCGCATCCTCGGGAGCCGCGTCAGGATCGTGCGGGTGCTGTATGGCGGGCAGGACTATGCCGCGCTGATGGAGAGCTGA
- a CDS encoding DUF3828 domain-containing protein: protein MDPSRRSVPPFWAATAGLIIAATLSAGAALAAPAGPETPVREAYAITARHLAGAAGKPVTAPWQKPHRDRLMSRELAFLFARDELYQDEAGEMGNLGADPFLGGQDGEVKNLKVSVTAPPAAGKALVTASFRSFKQPVSVRFSMVEEGGAWKIDDIVNRVEGQDYAVRELLSQPYECGSFMKKPCKKP, encoded by the coding sequence ATGGACCCCTCACGACGGTCGGTGCCGCCGTTCTGGGCCGCGACGGCCGGACTGATCATTGCGGCGACGCTCTCAGCCGGTGCAGCCCTTGCCGCTCCTGCCGGTCCAGAGACTCCGGTGCGCGAAGCTTATGCCATCACCGCCCGCCATCTCGCCGGAGCCGCCGGCAAGCCCGTCACGGCGCCCTGGCAGAAACCGCATCGCGACCGACTGATGAGCCGCGAGCTGGCCTTCCTGTTCGCGCGCGACGAGCTCTACCAGGACGAGGCGGGCGAGATGGGCAATCTCGGGGCCGACCCGTTTCTTGGTGGCCAGGACGGCGAGGTGAAGAACCTGAAGGTCAGCGTTACAGCGCCTCCCGCTGCGGGAAAGGCGCTGGTGACGGCGAGCTTCCGCAGCTTCAAGCAGCCGGTCAGCGTGCGCTTCAGCATGGTGGAGGAGGGCGGGGCCTGGAAGATCGACGACATCGTCAACCGCGTCGAAGGCCAGGATTACGCCGTGCGTGAACTGCTGTCGCAGCCCTATGAGTGCGGCTCCTTCATGAAGAAGCCCTGCAAGAAGCCATGA
- the ybgC gene encoding tol-pal system-associated acyl-CoA thioesterase encodes MTASHSLSVRVYYEDTDFSGVVYHASYLRFMERGRTELIRSLGVEQRELFDGETALGFAVRRMTIDFLRPAVMDDLLTVETRSVAARGATMDVEQRILRGEEVLVTAQVKVACVGGGRARRIPDGLRRRLGIAD; translated from the coding sequence ATGACCGCCTCCCACAGCCTCTCCGTCCGGGTCTATTACGAGGACACGGATTTTTCCGGCGTCGTCTACCACGCCTCCTATCTGCGCTTCATGGAGCGCGGCCGCACCGAGCTGATCCGGTCCCTCGGGGTCGAGCAGCGGGAATTGTTCGACGGCGAGACGGCGCTGGGCTTCGCGGTGCGTCGCATGACCATCGACTTCCTGCGGCCGGCCGTGATGGACGATCTTCTGACGGTCGAGACGCGCTCTGTCGCGGCGCGGGGCGCGACGATGGATGTCGAGCAGCGCATCTTGCGCGGCGAGGAGGTTCTGGTGACAGCGCAGGTCAAGGTCGCTTGCGTCGGCGGCGGCCGGGCGCGCCGCATTCCCGATGGCCTGCGACGGCGCCTGGGGATCGCGGATTAA